One window from the genome of Pedobacter schmidteae encodes:
- a CDS encoding AraC family transcriptional regulator: MDKINLLVIVTVISLFISLFLAFFLLTVKTKHKRSNALFAIFLLLTAIDISQPLWNLAVSGPSNLGMFRITFSFLQVPVFYLYVLSVCYADFKLKTKHILHLLPFLIANVVLLPRFYMVDMATKIDFIINRQSRFELQFNHILFHLQVIAYFTAIFMLLRKAKKLYQQNYAGSSIISYNWLFQFTSVLATLYMIALLKNILKFSDYPHLSEGIRIGLLVSSLFMICWHLFKALNNPDLFRNIDSKLKLVSDLVLEEKNGEQPAVSEKEYHEDLLKLQQYMTDEKPFLNPSLTIQDVSKGIRVPVRDLSLLINHQLGQHFYDFVNTYRIENAMHILKDEAKSKLTILEILYYVGFNSKSSFNTAFKKHTGSTPTDYRKNL, from the coding sequence ATGGACAAAATCAATTTATTAGTTATTGTAACCGTAATTTCCCTGTTCATTTCACTATTTCTTGCATTTTTTCTACTTACCGTCAAAACAAAACACAAGAGAAGCAATGCGCTGTTTGCTATTTTTCTATTACTAACAGCTATAGATATTAGCCAGCCTTTGTGGAACTTAGCCGTTAGTGGCCCTTCAAATCTGGGCATGTTCAGGATTACATTTTCTTTCCTACAAGTCCCTGTTTTTTACCTATACGTTTTGTCGGTTTGTTATGCCGATTTTAAGCTGAAGACTAAACATATCCTTCATCTGTTGCCATTTTTAATTGCGAATGTCGTTTTATTGCCCCGTTTCTATATGGTTGATATGGCGACTAAAATTGATTTTATCATCAATCGCCAAAGCAGGTTCGAATTGCAGTTCAACCATATACTTTTCCATCTTCAGGTAATCGCTTATTTTACTGCCATTTTTATGTTGTTAAGAAAAGCAAAAAAGCTATACCAGCAAAACTATGCAGGCAGCAGTATCATTTCATACAATTGGCTGTTTCAGTTTACCAGCGTACTTGCAACGCTATATATGATTGCTCTTTTAAAAAACATTTTAAAATTTTCTGATTATCCACATCTCTCTGAAGGAATAAGGATTGGGCTTTTGGTTTCATCGCTTTTTATGATTTGCTGGCACCTATTCAAAGCGTTAAACAACCCCGATCTATTTAGAAATATTGATTCAAAATTAAAATTGGTTTCCGACCTTGTTTTAGAAGAAAAAAACGGTGAGCAGCCAGCAGTAAGTGAAAAAGAATATCATGAAGACTTATTGAAATTACAGCAATATATGACGGACGAAAAGCCATTTCTTAACCCATCCTTAACCATTCAAGATGTCTCTAAGGGCATTAGGGTTCCTGTCCGTGACCTGTCACTTTTGATTAATCATCAATTGGGGCAGCATTTTTATGATTTCGTCAATACCTATCGGATCGAAAATGCAATGCATATTTTAAAAGACGAGGCAAAAAGTAAGCTAACCATCCTCGAAATTCTATACTACGTAGGCTTTAACTCAAAATCTTCATTTAATACTGCTTTTAAAAAGCATACGGGTAGCACGCCAACAGATTATCGCAAAAATTTGTAA
- a CDS encoding PfkB family carbohydrate kinase, protein MSLIIIGTVAFDAIETPFGKTDKIVGGAATYASLAASYFYDKVKIVGVVGDDFHQNDIDTFTNHGIDTEGLQIKEGEKSFFWSGKYHNDMNSRDTLVTELNVLADFDPVIPENYQDCEFLMLGNLTPIVQQTVIKRLKNKPKLIVLDTMNFWMDIMMPDLLETIKMVDVLTINDAEARQLSGEYSLVKAAAKILQMGPKYLIIKKGEHGALLFHEDKVFSAPALPLAEVFDPTGAGDTFAGGFIGYMAKVGTVNFNNMKNAIIFGSALASFCVEKFGIEKILNLTDAEVAGRVQEFVNLSSFTIEA, encoded by the coding sequence ATGAGCTTGATAATCATAGGTACTGTAGCTTTTGATGCTATAGAAACCCCCTTCGGAAAAACGGATAAAATTGTAGGTGGTGCGGCAACATACGCTAGTTTAGCTGCTTCTTACTTCTACGATAAGGTGAAAATTGTGGGAGTTGTAGGCGACGACTTTCATCAAAACGATATTGATACCTTTACCAATCATGGTATTGACACCGAAGGATTACAAATCAAGGAAGGTGAGAAATCATTTTTTTGGTCGGGTAAATACCACAATGATATGAATAGCCGGGATACATTGGTTACAGAACTGAATGTGCTGGCCGATTTTGATCCGGTTATTCCGGAGAATTACCAGGACTGCGAATTTTTGATGTTGGGTAACTTAACACCAATTGTACAGCAAACGGTAATCAAAAGGCTTAAAAACAAGCCTAAGCTGATTGTGCTGGATACGATGAATTTCTGGATGGACATTATGATGCCTGATTTGCTGGAAACCATTAAAATGGTGGATGTATTGACCATCAATGATGCTGAGGCGCGCCAGCTATCCGGCGAATATTCGTTGGTGAAAGCTGCTGCGAAAATTCTGCAGATGGGCCCGAAATACCTGATCATTAAAAAAGGTGAGCATGGTGCATTGTTGTTTCACGAAGATAAAGTGTTCTCGGCCCCGGCACTTCCTTTGGCCGAGGTTTTTGACCCAACCGGAGCAGGTGATACTTTTGCCGGAGGTTTTATCGGTTATATGGCAAAAGTTGGAACGGTAAACTTCAACAATATGAAAAATGCCATTATTTTCGGTTCTGCACTGGCATCGTTCTGCGTAGAGAAATTTGGTATTGAGAAAATCCTGAACCTGACTGATGCTGAAGTGGCAGGACGTGTGCAGGAGTTTGTGAACTTAAGCTCTTTTACTATCGAGGCTTAA
- a CDS encoding cytochrome b5 domain-containing protein, whose product MDNLPVYTKQQLALRNGQDKPQIWVAYRGIIYDVTESRLWRNGKHYEHWAGQDLTEELPDAPHTEAVFEKFTAIGKLPA is encoded by the coding sequence ATGGATAACCTGCCGGTATACACCAAACAACAGCTGGCCTTACGTAATGGGCAAGATAAGCCACAAATATGGGTAGCGTATAGGGGTATTATTTACGATGTAACCGAAAGCCGCTTATGGCGCAATGGCAAACATTATGAACATTGGGCCGGGCAGGATTTAACAGAAGAGCTACCTGATGCTCCGCATACGGAAGCCGTATTTGAAAAATTTACTGCCATAGGAAAACTGCCAGCATAA
- a CDS encoding lycopene cyclase domain-containing protein, translating into MNNSYPKAFLAAVCLTGIFFSALTFLFNALQILSFDTSNFDNPLVMGIPLYTIATTFAVPTVGLFTYLFLNSRFPNNALEKFSLSLSNLLLGICVAMLFFGYLKWYTLSTFFILFILLMYVEYRNKLRFMYRFYRSYTALLIPFYLTCMFLKQTPILTFNKNATLKLNLFDVPIEAYFYLMNMLLMSVYLFELFKSKSAKANG; encoded by the coding sequence ATGAACAACAGTTATCCAAAAGCATTTTTAGCGGCAGTTTGTCTCACCGGAATTTTCTTCTCTGCTTTAACATTTTTATTCAATGCCCTACAAATCCTTTCTTTTGACACCAGCAATTTTGACAATCCCTTAGTGATGGGAATCCCGCTTTACACCATTGCCACTACTTTTGCTGTCCCTACAGTAGGGCTGTTCACCTATCTTTTTCTCAATTCCAGATTTCCCAACAACGCACTTGAAAAGTTCAGTCTTTCTTTAAGTAACCTTTTACTGGGTATTTGTGTTGCGATGCTATTTTTTGGCTACCTGAAATGGTATACCCTAAGCACTTTTTTCATACTATTCATACTACTGATGTATGTTGAATACCGGAATAAGTTGCGATTTATGTATCGGTTTTACCGCAGCTACACGGCACTGCTGATTCCATTTTACCTGACCTGTATGTTCCTGAAACAGACACCTATCCTTACCTTCAACAAAAATGCAACATTGAAGCTGAATCTTTTTGATGTGCCTATTGAGGCCTACTTCTACTTGATGAACATGCTTTTGATGTCCGTATACCTGTTTGAACTTTTTAAAAGCAAAAGCGCTAAAGCTAATGGATAA
- a CDS encoding DUF3078 domain-containing protein, with the protein MKKTLLLLTLITAGLYGYSQETAKVDTTKRWTIHGENTFLINQSSFSNWSAGGVNSIAGNLVFNYDFNYKKDKWSWDNKVIVGYGLSKQEDLGLRKNDDRLILNSLLGYKAAQYWLYTFYMNFQTQFTKGYSYTGTTRTLISDAFAPAYLTFGPGFAYKKSDNFRVNISPFASRVVIVQNDSLSREGAFGVDRGKKTRFEFGASVDAYYKVQLMENIGFENILKLYSNYLDKPQNIYTDYTANIFMKVNKFVTVNAGVQMIYDDKTKIKVFDGAGNLIDDDRKALQVKQIFGAGFTYKF; encoded by the coding sequence ATGAAAAAAACATTACTACTACTTACGCTTATAACGGCAGGTTTATACGGCTATAGCCAGGAAACCGCCAAAGTAGACACTACAAAACGCTGGACCATTCATGGCGAAAATACTTTTCTGATCAACCAGAGTTCTTTCTCTAACTGGTCGGCCGGAGGGGTGAATTCCATTGCCGGGAACCTGGTGTTTAACTACGATTTTAATTATAAAAAAGACAAGTGGAGTTGGGATAATAAGGTGATTGTTGGCTATGGCTTAAGCAAGCAGGAAGATTTGGGCTTACGGAAAAATGACGACAGGCTCATTCTAAACAGTTTGTTGGGGTATAAAGCTGCGCAATATTGGTTGTATACTTTTTATATGAACTTTCAAACGCAGTTTACTAAGGGATATAGTTATACCGGTACAACCCGAACCTTAATCTCTGATGCATTTGCACCTGCTTACCTCACTTTTGGGCCAGGTTTTGCTTATAAGAAATCTGACAATTTCAGGGTCAATATTTCTCCTTTCGCGTCGCGGGTTGTAATTGTACAAAATGATAGCCTGTCTAGAGAAGGTGCATTTGGTGTCGATCGTGGTAAGAAGACCAGATTTGAATTCGGCGCTTCTGTTGATGCTTACTATAAAGTTCAGTTGATGGAAAACATTGGGTTTGAAAATATTTTAAAGCTTTATTCTAATTATCTGGATAAGCCACAGAATATTTATACAGATTACACAGCCAATATTTTTATGAAAGTAAACAAGTTTGTAACTGTTAATGCTGGTGTACAAATGATTTATGATGATAAAACCAAAATAAAGGTTTTTGACGGTGCCGGAAATTTGATTGATGATGACAGAAAAGCCTTGCAGGTAAAGCAGATATTTGGAGCCGGGTTTACGTATAAGTTTTAA
- a CDS encoding pirin family protein, which translates to MSNINLIIEERPASIGSFMVGRLLPFREKRMVGPFAFIDHMGPVCMSDTENMDVPPHPHIGLSTLTYLFEGSIMHRDSLGTEVEIKPGQVNWMTAGKGIVHSERTPAYLRNSDKLMHGLQIWVALPKHLEEMEPEFFHVEGKGLPEWTEQGVRFKLIAGEVFGKKSDVPVYSPLYFLELKTDSPQTIKIGKDLFGESALYILEGGVESEGHTFGPKQLLVAKDSKLCEFNMQENTTIYIFGGEPFDEGRIIYWNFVASTAERIEEAKTMWLEQSFAPVPGETDFVPLPPQSKNVKPHDPAADKH; encoded by the coding sequence ATGTCAAACATCAACCTGATTATTGAAGAACGCCCAGCCAGCATAGGTAGTTTTATGGTGGGTCGGTTATTGCCTTTTCGTGAAAAAAGGATGGTAGGCCCTTTTGCTTTTATTGATCATATGGGACCGGTGTGTATGAGCGATACCGAGAATATGGATGTGCCGCCGCATCCGCACATTGGCCTGTCAACCCTTACCTACCTTTTTGAAGGAAGCATTATGCATCGCGATAGCTTGGGTACGGAGGTGGAGATAAAGCCTGGTCAGGTGAACTGGATGACTGCCGGAAAGGGGATAGTTCACTCGGAAAGAACACCTGCCTATCTGCGCAATTCGGACAAATTGATGCATGGTTTGCAGATTTGGGTAGCTTTGCCCAAACATCTGGAAGAAATGGAACCCGAGTTTTTTCATGTGGAAGGAAAAGGATTGCCCGAATGGACGGAGCAGGGCGTGCGCTTTAAACTGATTGCCGGGGAAGTTTTTGGCAAAAAATCTGACGTACCGGTATACAGCCCGCTTTATTTTCTGGAACTGAAAACCGATAGTCCGCAAACCATCAAAATAGGTAAAGACTTGTTTGGCGAAAGCGCCTTATATATTTTGGAAGGAGGCGTTGAAAGTGAAGGCCATACCTTTGGCCCAAAACAATTGCTGGTGGCAAAGGACAGTAAACTTTGTGAGTTTAATATGCAGGAGAATACCACCATCTATATTTTTGGTGGTGAACCTTTTGATGAAGGGCGCATCATTTATTGGAATTTTGTAGCCTCAACAGCCGAAAGGATTGAAGAAGCCAAAACGATGTGGCTGGAGCAATCTTTTGCACCGGTGCCCGGCGAAACAGATTTTGTTCCCCTGCCGCCGCAAAGCAAAAATGTAAAACCTCATGACCCGGCTGCTGATAAACATTAG
- a CDS encoding GNAT family N-acetyltransferase has product MNIEQHNTDKNGSFKAVENGQEAGIMTYVWAGPGKFIIDHTEVNEAFSGKGVGKKLVLAAVQYARDNKTKILPLCPYAKSVFDKNPDLQDVLF; this is encoded by the coding sequence ATGAATATTGAACAACACAATACAGATAAGAATGGTTCTTTTAAGGCAGTGGAAAATGGACAGGAAGCAGGTATAATGACTTATGTATGGGCCGGTCCGGGAAAGTTTATTATTGATCATACAGAAGTAAACGAGGCCTTCTCGGGTAAAGGTGTTGGTAAAAAGCTGGTGTTGGCTGCCGTTCAATATGCCCGTGACAATAAAACGAAAATTCTACCACTTTGCCCTTACGCAAAAAGTGTATTTGACAAAAATCCGGACCTTCAGGATGTCCTGTTTTAA
- a CDS encoding sterol desaturase family protein encodes MIQLDKSITVVALFGFVTLLSLIEMYFSYAHDRKLYRGRDTLTNVYLMVAAFVINVTTKAATFMLLEYVYQHHKLFQISNVYVYWIVLILAQDFLYWVLHYTGHYVRFFWAMHVTHHSSEYFNLTTGFRSTVFEPLYRVFFYLPLALMGFNAFDILFAYLITQIYGNLVHTQTVGKLHPLFEYIFVTPSHHRVHHASNLRYLDKNMGMVLILWDRIFGTFQQEIDEEEIAYGLTKQPEDTGAVNIIFHEFRALIADVKKAPRLSDKIKYCLYPPGWSHDGSTQTAKVMQQQLLKQD; translated from the coding sequence ATGATTCAATTAGATAAAAGTATAACCGTAGTTGCTTTATTCGGTTTTGTAACCTTACTAAGTTTAATTGAAATGTATTTCAGTTATGCCCATGATAGAAAACTCTATCGTGGGCGTGACACCCTCACTAATGTATACCTAATGGTTGCCGCTTTTGTCATTAACGTGACTACAAAAGCGGCAACCTTCATGCTACTCGAGTATGTGTACCAGCACCATAAACTGTTTCAGATATCCAATGTCTACGTATACTGGATTGTATTAATTCTGGCACAGGATTTCCTGTATTGGGTTTTACACTATACCGGACACTATGTGCGGTTTTTCTGGGCCATGCACGTAACCCATCACTCCTCCGAGTATTTTAACCTGACTACCGGCTTCCGCTCTACGGTTTTTGAGCCGCTGTACCGCGTGTTTTTTTATCTGCCCCTGGCCTTGATGGGTTTTAATGCTTTCGATATCCTTTTTGCCTACCTCATCACACAGATTTATGGTAATCTGGTGCATACCCAAACCGTAGGTAAACTTCATCCCTTATTCGAATATATCTTCGTTACACCATCCCATCACCGCGTTCATCATGCCAGCAACCTGCGTTACCTGGACAAAAACATGGGCATGGTACTCATTCTATGGGACCGCATTTTTGGTACTTTCCAGCAGGAAATTGATGAGGAAGAAATCGCATACGGACTTACCAAACAACCGGAAGATACAGGCGCTGTAAACATCATATTTCACGAGTTCAGAGCTTTAATTGCTGATGTTAAAAAAGCACCCCGACTAAGCGACAAGATCAAATATTGCTTATATCCACCGGGCTGGAGCCATGACGGCAGCACACAAACGGCAAAAGTGATGCAGCAACAACTGTTAAAACAGGATTAA
- a CDS encoding DUF4249 family protein codes for MKILLRFILLLIISVQWSCEKAIELKPKDNVLKYVIEGSITNEPGICKVYISETKAFSDDNQFNGVSGANVKIENKGTTTVLTETGKGIYTTTTVNGTPGETYNLTVSINGQSFKASSTMPQVVPFMDFTLKPGDFDTTRVTPMVKFKDPGDIKNFYWFQQYVNDKIQKQYKVMNDDFTTGREINDYLVFQNDTKNKALNFKSGDKLTAEMHCVDAAVFTYLFTLNGASGADNGAAPSNPITNFSGDVLGFFSAHTIQRKTLTIP; via the coding sequence ATGAAAATATTACTTCGTTTTATACTTTTGCTCATCATATCTGTCCAATGGTCATGCGAAAAAGCCATAGAGCTGAAGCCCAAAGACAATGTACTTAAGTACGTGATTGAGGGTAGCATCACCAATGAACCGGGTATATGTAAAGTATACATCAGTGAAACCAAGGCGTTTAGCGACGACAATCAGTTTAACGGCGTTAGTGGCGCCAATGTAAAAATTGAAAACAAAGGAACTACCACAGTGTTAACAGAAACAGGAAAAGGCATTTATACCACAACAACAGTGAACGGCACTCCTGGCGAAACCTATAATTTGACTGTAAGTATTAATGGTCAATCGTTTAAAGCCAGTAGTACCATGCCACAGGTTGTGCCTTTTATGGATTTCACCCTGAAACCGGGCGACTTTGATACCACAAGGGTAACCCCAATGGTAAAATTTAAAGATCCAGGGGACATAAAAAATTTCTACTGGTTTCAGCAATATGTAAACGACAAAATTCAGAAACAATACAAAGTAATGAATGATGACTTTACAACCGGCCGCGAGATTAACGATTACCTGGTATTTCAGAACGACACCAAAAATAAAGCCCTGAATTTTAAAAGTGGCGATAAGCTAACGGCAGAAATGCATTGTGTTGATGCAGCAGTATTTACTTATCTGTTTACCCTCAATGGGGCCAGCGGAGCAGACAATGGTGCCGCACCAAGTAATCCAATAACCAATTTCAGCGGTGATGTATTGGGCTTTTTCAGTGCCCACACGATACAACGAAAAACATTAACGATACCTTAA
- a CDS encoding TonB-dependent receptor gives MKSNAPVRLLTFIALLLLLLLLVQSQTYAQEQLSKKITLTIKNEYLKAALDKITGISGIKFTYNEQVAVSKIKITVTAKDKTIADVLEAAFIGHPLEFSPLGNEIFIRFDPSKEKKPEAEPAANPVQSQEKRTLSGTIKSASTGETLIAATLRVAGTNYVTASNEYGFYSLSLPTGNHTITVNAVGSKSRKVNVNLDKNTSLNIALDDDLNELETVTITSNSAKRNIENPQMGMERLSISETKNVPVLLGERDVIKTLQLLPGVKTSGEGSGGFFVRGGGADQNMILLDEAPVYNASHLLGFFSTFNSDAIKNVTLYKSGMPAQYGGGLSSVLDVKMNDGNNQKFGVSGGVGLIAARINVEGPIQKEKSSFLISARRTYADMFLKFSADSSTKNSKLYFYDFNIKANYILGDKDRLYISGYFGKDVLGSDNLSGINWGNATSTLRWNHVFSSKLFSNTSAIFSNYNYKIQSSGDEFSLSLFSQIRDWNFKQDFQWYVNDKNTLSFGLNAIYHTIKPGEVRATGNSGFNSQNLQNRFSMENAAYVSNTWKASNALNFTYGLRVSAFSILGKGEYYTLDAAGNVIGSTSYKKGEIVKTYVNFEPRLAVALQLNESTSVKASYVRNAQNLHLISNSNASSPTDRWVASTNIIKPELSDQVSLGYYKNLGDKYELTVETYYKTLQNQIDYRNGADIFTNKPIETQLLFGKGRAYGAEFLLKKKAGRLTGWIGYTISKSERKIDGINNNEWYNARQDRTHDISLVSMYQLSKKWSLSANWVFSTGNAVTFPNGKYKLLEHSYFYFSDRNADRMPSYHRLDLGATRLLKQTKKFSSELNFSLYNAYGRENAYRITFRDKETDPNRTEAVRTTLFRFVPSISYNFKF, from the coding sequence ATGAAATCAAACGCACCGGTCAGGTTACTGACCTTTATTGCCCTCTTATTGTTACTGCTTTTGCTGGTGCAGAGCCAAACCTACGCGCAGGAACAACTAAGTAAAAAAATAACCCTTACCATAAAAAATGAATACTTAAAAGCCGCACTGGATAAGATTACCGGAATTAGTGGCATCAAATTTACTTACAATGAGCAGGTTGCCGTAAGTAAAATAAAAATTACTGTAACTGCAAAAGACAAAACCATCGCCGATGTGCTGGAAGCTGCATTTATCGGACATCCCCTTGAATTCAGTCCTTTGGGTAACGAAATTTTCATACGTTTTGACCCTTCTAAAGAAAAAAAGCCGGAGGCCGAACCGGCGGCAAATCCGGTTCAAAGTCAGGAAAAACGGACTTTAAGTGGTACTATTAAATCGGCCAGCACAGGCGAAACACTTATTGCCGCAACCCTGCGTGTTGCAGGTACTAACTATGTTACTGCCAGCAACGAATATGGCTTTTACTCCCTTAGCCTTCCTACGGGCAACCATACCATCACCGTAAATGCAGTGGGTTCAAAAAGTCGCAAGGTGAATGTAAACCTGGATAAAAACACCAGCCTCAATATTGCCTTAGACGATGACCTGAATGAGCTGGAGACGGTAACCATCACTTCAAACTCAGCCAAAAGAAATATCGAAAACCCACAGATGGGCATGGAACGTTTAAGTATCAGCGAAACCAAAAATGTTCCGGTACTACTGGGAGAGCGCGACGTAATCAAAACCTTACAATTGCTACCTGGCGTAAAAACTTCAGGTGAAGGAAGCGGCGGCTTTTTTGTACGTGGCGGTGGGGCTGACCAAAATATGATCCTTTTGGACGAAGCACCGGTTTACAATGCCTCCCACCTGCTGGGCTTTTTTTCAACCTTTAACTCCGATGCAATTAAAAATGTAACGCTTTATAAAAGTGGTATGCCAGCGCAATACGGTGGCGGCCTGTCGTCGGTGCTAGATGTAAAGATGAACGACGGAAACAACCAGAAGTTTGGTGTAAGTGGTGGGGTAGGACTTATTGCCGCCCGCATAAATGTAGAAGGGCCTATCCAAAAGGAAAAATCTTCCTTTCTCATCTCGGCCCGAAGAACCTATGCCGATATGTTTCTGAAGTTTTCGGCCGATTCTTCAACAAAAAATTCAAAGCTCTACTTTTACGACTTCAATATAAAAGCCAACTATATACTGGGCGACAAGGACCGTCTATATATATCGGGTTATTTTGGAAAAGACGTACTGGGTTCCGACAACCTCTCGGGGATCAACTGGGGTAATGCCACATCAACCCTAAGGTGGAACCACGTATTTAGCAGCAAGCTGTTTTCCAATACCTCGGCAATTTTTAGCAATTACAACTATAAAATCCAATCTAGCGGTGATGAATTCTCGCTAAGCTTATTTTCACAAATCAGAGACTGGAATTTCAAGCAGGATTTTCAATGGTATGTGAACGATAAAAATACACTCAGTTTTGGACTAAATGCCATATATCATACCATCAAACCTGGCGAGGTAAGGGCAACAGGCAATTCAGGTTTCAACTCCCAAAACCTTCAAAACAGGTTTTCAATGGAAAATGCGGCTTACGTCAGCAATACCTGGAAAGCCAGTAATGCACTAAACTTTACTTATGGCCTGCGCGTTTCCGCTTTCAGCATTCTTGGAAAAGGTGAATATTATACCCTGGATGCCGCCGGCAATGTAATCGGATCAACCAGCTACAAAAAAGGTGAAATTGTAAAGACTTATGTCAACTTTGAGCCTAGACTGGCGGTGGCCTTACAATTAAATGAGTCTACATCAGTTAAAGCCTCTTATGTCAGAAATGCGCAAAACCTACATCTGATCTCCAATTCAAATGCTTCCTCGCCAACAGACAGATGGGTGGCCAGCACCAATATCATTAAACCCGAACTGAGCGATCAGGTATCATTGGGCTACTACAAAAACCTGGGCGACAAGTATGAACTTACCGTTGAAACTTATTACAAAACCCTTCAAAACCAGATCGATTACAGAAATGGAGCTGATATTTTCACCAATAAGCCCATTGAAACACAATTGCTTTTTGGAAAAGGAAGGGCTTATGGAGCTGAGTTTTTATTGAAAAAGAAAGCTGGTAGACTTACAGGTTGGATTGGTTATACCATTTCCAAATCGGAAAGAAAAATTGACGGCATCAACAACAACGAATGGTACAACGCCAGACAAGACCGCACACATGATATTTCTTTAGTGAGCATGTATCAGCTTAGCAAAAAGTGGTCATTATCGGCCAACTGGGTATTCTCGACCGGAAATGCAGTTACTTTTCCCAACGGAAAATACAAACTTTTGGAGCACAGCTATTTCTACTTTTCCGACCGCAATGCCGACCGGATGCCAAGCTACCATCGCCTTGATCTGGGTGCAACACGTTTGCTGAAACAAACCAAAAAATTCTCCTCTGAGCTGAACTTCAGTTTGTACAATGCTTACGGGCGCGAAAATGCCTACCGCATTACCTTCAGAGACAAAGAAACAGATCCTAACAGAACGGAAGCTGTCCGGACAACGCTATTCAGGTTCGTTCCGTCAATTTCGTATAATTTTAAATTTTAG